The following coding sequences lie in one Panicum virgatum strain AP13 chromosome 6N, P.virgatum_v5, whole genome shotgun sequence genomic window:
- the LOC120679819 gene encoding BTB/POZ and MATH domain-containing protein 1-like, whose protein sequence is MAMEGRALDSAFHEFRVDYELAKQLAVGVAVHSDAFSAGGHMWRVQLYPRGISESDNGQYLSIFFELLNRSMTTRVNCIFEAFLMDKAGRPRSIARMRSESDGGYGWSRFISVADLEENHVNEGIIRLVCGIAVVSDSSIPVPPSDIRKHLGTLLGNTDGTDVSFIVHGQTFHAHRAVLAARSPVFRAELLGSMAEATMSSITLQGIAPETFKLMLQFIYTDTLPEDDELGDIEMRMKMLARILVAADRYALGRLKLLCAKRLWDNMTAGMVATTLSLADMHNCPELKKKCLDYIVAGEHRGRVFLTKGYIEFAVKYPHLLAELRQKLGA, encoded by the exons A TGGCAATGGAGGGGCGGGCCCTGGATTCCGCGTTCCACGAGTTCAGAGTAGACTACGAGCTAGCCAAGCAACtcgccgtcggcgtcgccgTCCACTCCGATGCCTTCTCCGCCGGTGGCCACATGTGGAGGGTACAGCTCTACCCGCGCGGGATCAGTGAGTCGGACAATGGCCAGTATCTCTCCATCTTCTTTGAGCTTCTGAACAGATCCATGACCACAAGAGTCAACTGTATCTTCGAGGCCTTCTTGATGGACAAGGCTGGACGGCCGCGTTCCATAGCTCGAATGAGGTCGGAGTCCGACGGAGGCTATGGGTGGAGTCGGTTCATTTCAGTGGCTGATCTGGAGGAAAATCATGTGAACGAGGGAATCATCCGCCTTGTATGCGGCATCGCGGTGGTATCTGACAGTTCTATTCCAGTGCCGCCTTCAGACATTAGGAAACATCTGGGCACGCTGCTGGGTAACACCGACGGGACAGATGTCTCATTCATCGTTCATGGCCAGACTTTCCATGCACACCGCGCAGTGCTTGCCGCCCGCTCACCGGTCTTCAGGGCAGAGCTCCTTGGATCCATGGCTGAGGCTACAATGTCATCCATCACCCTGCAAGGGATAGCTCCAGAAACATTCAAACTCATGCTTCAATTCATCTACACAGATACCTTGCCTGAGGATGATGAGCTTGGTGACATAGAAATGAGAATGAAGATGCTTGCACGAATTCTTGTTGCAGCTGACCGGTATGCATTAGGCCGGTTGAAGCTTCTTTGTGCCAAGAGGTTGTGGGATAATATGACAGCTGGTATGGTTGCAACGACCTTATCTTTGGCTGATATGCATAACTGCCCAGAATTGAAGAAGAAGTGCCTTGACTACATAGTGGCAGGCGAGCATCGCGGTCGTGTCTTCTTAACCAAAGGTTACATTGAATTTGCTGTGAAGTACCCACACCTTCTTGCTGAGCTGCGACAGAAGCTTGGGGCATGA
- the LOC120678803 gene encoding BTB/POZ and MATH domain-containing protein 1-like, with amino-acid sequence MGAHFGPLLDSGDGSDVSFLIGGETFRAHRAVLAARSPVFKAQLLGSMADAAMPSITLHDVAPATFAIMLRFIYTDALPGDEELGDSPSEMLQDLLAMADLYALERLKILCAKKLWDGLAVDNVAATLASAEMFNCAELKNKCFAFLAEEENNLKKAELTEEFVQLRQKFPSIFDELKEKMRPYTIRRSKFHDRDYFRGRHQGAVMKFFILVKVRQNPPRNNCNSLLCELI; translated from the coding sequence ATGGGGGCACACTTCGGCCCCCTGCTGGACTCCGGCGATGGCTCCGACGTCTCGTTCCTCATCGGCGGCGAGACGTTCCGCGCTCACCGGGCCGTGCTCGCCGCTCGCTCGCCCGTCTTCAAGGCGCAGCTCCTCGGCTCCATGGCGGACGCCGCGATGCCTTCCATCACCCTGCACGACGTCGCTCCGGCGACGTTCGCAATCATGCTCCGGTTCATCTACACCGATGCCCTGCCTGGAGATGAGGAGCTGGGGGACTCCCCATCTGAGATGTTGCAGGATCTGCTCGCCATGGCCGATCTGTATGCGCTGGAACGGCTGAAGATTTTGTGCGCTAAAAAGCTATGGGATGGTCTGGCGGTGGATAATGTTGCTGCTACTTTAGCTTCGGCTGAGATGTTTAACTGCGCTGAGCTGAAAAACAAGTGCTTCGCCTTCTTGGCGGAGGAAGAAAATAACTTGAAGAAGGCTGAGTTAACTGAAGAGTTTGTTCAGTTGAGGCAGAAGTTCCCATCGATTTTTGATGAGCTGAAGGAGAAGATGAGGCCATACACTATCAGAAGATCAAAATTTCATGACCGTGACTATTTTCGTGGGAGGCATCAAGGAGCCgtcatgaaattttttattttggtgAAGGTGCGTCAAAACCCGCCACGAAATAATTGTAACTCATTATTATGTGAGCTGATTTGA
- the LOC120678263 gene encoding BTB/POZ and MATH domain-containing protein 3-like: protein MLESRVFEFNVDYFETMDMAVGKFFSSGEISVGGHLWRINCFPNMDRVRVDDNSKYVSIFLKLEDKSKNVKAVFEASMMGKDGKPRRQRSSTIVFPTYRENRDWGWRLMERSQLVPAYVKADGCFTIVCRITVLPGGDALDVPQ, encoded by the coding sequence ATGTTGGAATCTCGTGTCTTCGAGTTCAATGTCGACTACTTTGAGACCATGGACATGGCGGTAGGGAAATTCTTCAGCTCCGGTGAGATCTCCGTCGGTGGCCACCTATGGAGGATTAACTGCTTCCCGAACATGGACCGGGTCCGGGTGGATGACAACAGCAAGTACGTCTCCATCTTCCTCAAGCTCGAAGACAAATCTAAGAATGTCAAAGCCGTCTTCGAGGCCTCCATGATGGGCAAAGACGGCAAGCCCAGGAGGCAGCGAAGCTCCACGATTGTCTTCCCGACCTACCGCGAGAACCGGGACTGGGGGTGGAGGCTCATGGAGAGAAGCCAACTCGTGCCAGCCTACGTCAAGGCCGATGGCTGCTTCACCATCGTGTGCCGGATCACCGTGCTGCCCGGCGGCGATGCCCTCGACGTGCCGCAGTAG
- the LOC120678264 gene encoding BTB/POZ and MATH domain-containing protein 1-like — protein sequence MSNDDAMFDSCFTRFKLDYDGTKSLGIGDAASRDVSVGGHRWRIDCYPRGYRAEDNGEYVSLCLELTGDSTGGGGGVEAFVTKPDGAPSSSRTQRTRQVYSSSPPAAAEGVRSLAFRQFVKWKDIESLYLADGWATITCRVIVTGRGRDNDPLVAPPPDIGTHLGLLLDCADGSDVSFVVDGERFPAHRAVLAARSPVFKAQLLGPTSKARASSVTVPDMAPATFRAMLRFVYTDACPAVGELGASPSEVYPRLLAAADRYALDRLKLVCAGKLWGNVSADTVAATLACAEACSCPELKTKCVGFLVDEKNFRDAVLTDGFVQLVQKFPSMIAELKEAAGKQ from the coding sequence ATGAGCAACGACGACGCCATGTTCGATTCGTGCTTCACGAGGTTCAAGCTCGACTACGACGGGACGAAGAGCCTCGGCATCGGCGACGCCGCCAGCCGCGACGTCTCCGTCGGGGGCCACCGCTGGCGGATCGACTGCTACCCGCGTGGGTACAGGGCGGAGGACAACGGCGAGTACGTCTCCCTCTGCCTCGAGCTCACCGGCGATtccacaggcggcggcggcggcgtcgaggcctTCGTGACGAAACCAGACGGCGCGCCGTCCTCGTCCCGCACGCAACGGACCCGGCAGGTCTACTCATCATCaccacctgcggcggcggagggggtcaGGTCGCTGGCGTTCCGGCAGTTCGTGAAGTGGAAAGACATCGAGTCGTTGTAcctggctgacgggtgggcgACGATCACGTGCCGGGTCATCGTCACCGGGCGCGGCCGCGACAACGACCccctcgtcgcgccgccgcccgacatCGGCACCCACCTCGGCCTCCTGCTGGACTGCGCGGACGGCTCCGACGTCTCCttcgtcgtcgacggcgagagGTTCCCTGCGCACCGGGCCGTgctcgccgcccgctcgccggtcTTCAAGGCGCAGCTCCTGGGCCCCACGTCGAAGGCCAGGGCGTCGTCCGTCACCGTGCCCGACATGGCCCCCGCGACGTTCCGAGCCATGCTCCGGTTCGTGTACACCGACGCCTGCCCCGCGGTCGGCGAGCTCGGGGCCTCGCCGAGCGAGGTGTATCcgcgcctgctcgccgccgccgaccggtACGCGCTGGACCGGCTGAAGCTCGTGTGCGCCGGGAAGCTGTGGGGCAACGTGTCCGCGGACACGGTTGCCGCCACTCTAGCGTGCGCCGAGGCGTGTAGCTGCCCGGAGCTGAAGACGAAGTGCGTTGGCTTCCTTGTGGACGAGAAGAACTTCAGAGATGCAGTGTTAACTGATGGGTTTGTGCAGCTGGTGCAGAAATTCCCATCCATGATTGCCGAGCTCAAGGAGGCGGCGGGCAAACAGTGA
- the LOC120678265 gene encoding BTB/POZ and MATH domain-containing protein 1-like — MSPSSSRARCFLRTAPVFRAQLLGAMADANMPSITMHDISAATFKAMLRFMYKDALPADDELGDCPLIEVFQDLLAMADRKLWENMATDNVGSTLACAEMYNCPELKRKCIAFVAKDENLKKIVLTDGFLQLVQKCPSILAEMREKFAA; from the coding sequence ATGTCTCCTTCGTCGTCAAGGGCGAGATGTTTCCTGCGCACCGCGCCGGTCTTCAGGGCGCAGCTCCTCGGCGCCATGGCGGATGCCAACATGCCGTCCATCACCATGCACGACATATCGGCGGCGACGTTCAAAGCCATGCTCCGGTTCATGTACAAGGACGCCTTGCCTGCCGACGACGAGCTCGGGGATTGTCCATTGATCGAGGTGTTTCAGGATCTGCTTGCCATGGCCGACAGGAAGCTGTGGGAAAACATGGCGACAGATAATGTTGGCTCAACCTTAGCCTGCGCCGAGATGTATAATTGCCCGGAGCTGAAAAGGAAGTGTATTGCCTTCGTGGCCAAGGACGAGAACTTGAAGAAGATCGTGCTGACCGATGGTTTTCTTCAGCTGGTGCAGAAGTGCCCATCGATTCTTGCTGAGATGAGGGAGAAGTTCGCGGCATAG